A part of Phoenix dactylifera cultivar Barhee BC4 chromosome 2, palm_55x_up_171113_PBpolish2nd_filt_p, whole genome shotgun sequence genomic DNA contains:
- the LOC103706880 gene encoding cytochrome P450 93A3-like, translating to MEGGLTSSTLPFLISLALILLIKAIFFKAKHPKPHLPPGPRPIPIVGHLHLLRPPLHQSFHKLTSRHGPLIHLLLGSTPAVVASSPDTVRELLKTHDLAFANRPQYTAVRRFAYDSAGFAFAPYGPYWKFMKRLCMSELLGGRTVDQLSPVRRTELHALLRTLLHKARSSNPVDISWELIKMTNNVITRMTASSTTSDTEEARKLVKQVAELVGVFNLSDYIGIFRNLDLQGLNKRINVVHERFDAFMERIIKEKEEIRKRRKERGEGDNGVKDLLDIMLDVSEDENADMKLTRENIKGFALDIFTAGSDSSAATVEWALAELINHPCILRKLREEIDKAVGKDRLVRESDIPNLPYLYAVVKETLRLHPAAPLAIRVSDKEVKVGGYEIPANTSLFVNVWSIGRDPNCWKDPLEFRPERFAAPREDGLSSIDFRGQHFELLPFGSGRRVCPGISLALQVIQLTLAALVHCFEWKVDGKEEERSGGLDMSEGIGMVILRAQPLVCVPVARLDPFPPLDP from the exons TCCGCCCGGCCCGAGGCCCATCCCCATCGTCGgccacctccacctcctccgcccTCCCCTCCACCAATCCTTCCACAAGCTGACGAGCCGCCACGGCCCCCTTATCCACCTCCTCCTCGGATCCACGCCCGCCGTCGTGGCCTCGTCGCCCGACACCGTGAGGGAGCTCCTCAAGACCCACGACCTCGCATTTGCCAACCGCCCCCAGTACACGGCCGTCCGCCGCTTCGCCTACGACTCCGCCGGCTTCGCCTTCGCCCCCTACGGCCCCTACTGGAAGTTCATGAAGAGGCTTTGCATGTCGGAGCTCCTCGGCGGCCGGACGGTCGACCAACTCTCCCCGGTCCGGCGTACGGAGCTCCATGCCCTCTTGCGGACCTTGCTCCACAAGGCCAGATCCAGCAACCCCGTCGACATCAGCTGGGAGCTGATCAAGATGACCAACAACGTGATCACCAGAATGACGGCGAGCTCGACGACTTCTGACACGGAGGAGGCGAGGAAGTTGGTGAAGCAGGTGGCCGAGCTCGTTGGGGTGTTCAACCTCAGTGACTACATCGGGATTTTCCGCAACTTGGACTTGCAAGGGCTGAACAAAAGGATCAACGTGGTTCATGAAAGGTTTGATGCGTTCATGGAGAGGATCATCAAGGAGAAAGAAGAGAttaggaagagaagaaaagagagaggagagggagataaTGGTGTCAAGGACTTGCTTGATATCATGCTCGACGTGTCCGAGGACGAGAATGCTGATATGAAGCTAACAAGAGAGAACATCAAGGGCTTTGCTCTG GATATTTTCACAGCGGGCTCTGATTCGTCAGCCGCTACGGTGGAATGGGCGCTAGCGGAGCTCATCAACCATCCATGCATTCTAAGAAAACTGAGGGAAGAGATTGACAAAGCTGTAGGCAAGGACAGGCTCGTCCGAGAGAGCGACATCCCGAATCTACCATATCTTTATGCTGTCGTCAAAGAGACTCTAAGGCTCCACCCGGCGGCGCCATTGGCCATAAGGGTATCGGACAAGGAAGTGAAGGTGGGAGGCTACGAGATTCCAGCCAATACAAGCCTCTTTGTCAATGTGTGGTCGATCGGAAGAGATCCCAACTGCTGGAAGGACCCGCTGGAGTTCCGGCCGGAGAGGTTCGCGGCGCCTAGAGAGGATGGGCTCAGCTCGATCGACTTCAGAGGGCAGCACTTCGAGCTGCTGCCGTTCGGGAGTGGCAGGAGGGTGTGCCCGGGGATCTCGTTAGCTTTGCAGGTGATACAACTGACGTTGGCTGCCTTAGTTCACTGCTTTGAGTGGAAAGTTGATggtaaagaagaagagaggagtggaggGCTGGACATGAGCGAAGGTATCGGCATGGTGATCCTTAGGGCTCAGCCTTTGGTGTGTGTTCCTGTTGCACGCTTGGACCCGTTCCCACCACTCGATCCATGA